In candidate division KSB1 bacterium, the DNA window ACGTAACGTATTGAATGTGCAGCCGGTCATACCGCTGGCCGGCGGCAAAATCATCACCCGTACCATCCTGCCGTTCGTCTGGATACCAGACATCACCTCAGAGAGCGGCTCTTTTTCTTCAGGGCTGAGTGATATCGCGTTCACGGCCTTTTATGTACCGGGAGGTGGCGCGATCACGTGGGCTTTCGGACCTCTGATAGAGTTTCCGACCGGAGGTAAGCTGCGCGGTTCCAAGAAGTGGAGTCTGGGACCTTCTGTCGTCGCTCTTATGCAGTCCGGAGATTGGACACTTGGCATCCTGGCGAACAATATCTGGTCGGTGGCGGGCAGCTCAGACCGTGCCAGCGTCAGCAAAGGCGGTATGCAATATTTCATCGTGCGGCAGCTCGGTAACGGATGGTATGTCAACAGCGCTCCCCTCATCACAGTAAACTGGAAAGCCGCCGCTGGCCAGAAGTGGATTGTGCCGTTTGGTGTTGGAGGCGGGAAACTTATTTTCTTTGGTGGACTGCCGGTAAACGTGCAGTCACAGGTATATTTCAACGTCGTTAAACCGGATATCGGCCCGGATTGGCAGTTCCGCATTCAGATCCAGACCTTGCTGCCGACCAGTATGTTTCGTGGCGGTAAAAAATAACGACACGGCTCCTATGATATATATTTCGGAGCGAAGGCACCAAAGGCAAAGAAAGCAACTGGATACAAACCATACCGGGCAAGGGCTGGAATGTGATCCTGCGCTTTGTTAGGCACGATCATCA includes these proteins:
- a CDS encoding neuromedin U; protein product: MKKHVLTICLTVISLLFASTLPAQESNEELSIRAANPLADLMSFPFQFNNDFGLGEFNRTRNVLNVQPVIPLAGGKIITRTILPFVWIPDITSESGSFSSGLSDIAFTAFYVPGGGAITWAFGPLIEFPTGGKLRGSKKWSLGPSVVALMQSGDWTLGILANNIWSVAGSSDRASVSKGGMQYFIVRQLGNGWYVNSAPLITVNWKAAAGQKWIVPFGVGGGKLIFFGGLPVNVQSQVYFNVVKPDIGPDWQFRIQIQTLLPTSMFRGGKK